CTCGCGGTCGCCATCCCGGCCGTCGTCGCCTTCAACCTCTTCAACCGGCAGCTGAAGACGCTGACCAGCCGCACGAATGCCCTCGGCTACGCGCTGGTGGGCAGCCTCCGCGCGCAACCCGTCTCCTCCGCGCCGCGCGTCGTCGCGGGAGGTCGCTAGGTCATGGCCGGCGCAGCGCAGGCAGAGGGGGACGAGGAGATCGTCGGCATCAACGTGACGCCGCTCGTGGACATCACGCTGGTGCTGCTCATCATCTTCATGGTGACGGCGAACTTCATCGTGAAGGAGACGGTGGAGGTGGACCTGCCCAAGGCGGCCAACGGCGGCGAGACGGTGCAGGGGCTCGTCAACGTGGTGCTGGACAAGGCGGGGCAGCTCTACTTCGACGGCGCCCCGGTGACGGAGGGCGAGCTGCAGCAGAAGGCGGCTGCGCAGCTGCAGAAGGACCCGCAGACGCGCGCCATCATCAGCGCGGACCAGTCGCTTCCCTACGGCCGCGTGATGCACCTCATCGACGTGGTGAAGGGCCAGGGCATCGCCCGCTTCGCCCTCAACATCGAGAAGGACGTGGCGCCCGCGCGCCCGTGAGAGATGGCATGTCCGCTGCCCTTGCCCACGCTCCTGATCTTCGCGCCCCGCGCCGCTCCGGCTCGGGCGTCCTCACAGGGCTCCTGCTCACCTCGGTGGCGCTTCATGCGGGCGCTCTGCTGCTCGCATCGCGCGCCGAGCGTCCCGCCCCCGTCCTCGCGCGCCCCGTGGAGCTCGTGGTCGTGGAGGTGCAGCGGCCGCCGCCTGCCGCTGCGCCCGAGGAGAAGCCCGCGCCCCCGGCGCCCCGCCCCCGCGCGCCTCGCCCCGTGAAGGTGGCCGAGGTGGTGAGGCCACCGCCCGTCACCGCGCCGCCGCCTCCCAACGATGCGCCTCCTGCGCAGCCCGCGAAGGCGCCCCTGGTGGTGGGCATCTCGATGTCCTCCACCACCACGGCGGGCACCTTCTCCGCCGCCGTGGGAAACACCGCCTACGGGAAGACGGCGGAGCGGGCGGCAGCGCCCTCGGACGTGAAGGCGTACGCCGCGCCCCGCTACGTGCCCGTGTACCAGGTGGACGCGCCCCCGCGCGTCCTCTCCGAGTTCCGCCCGCCGTATCCGCCCGAGGCCCGGAAGGCGAACGTCGAGGGCACGGTGGTGCTGTCCGT
This region of Aggregicoccus sp. 17bor-14 genomic DNA includes:
- a CDS encoding biopolymer transporter ExbD; protein product: MAGAAQAEGDEEIVGINVTPLVDITLVLLIIFMVTANFIVKETVEVDLPKAANGGETVQGLVNVVLDKAGQLYFDGAPVTEGELQQKAAAQLQKDPQTRAIISADQSLPYGRVMHLIDVVKGQGIARFALNIEKDVAPARP
- a CDS encoding energy transducer TonB, producing MSAALAHAPDLRAPRRSGSGVLTGLLLTSVALHAGALLLASRAERPAPVLARPVELVVVEVQRPPPAAAPEEKPAPPAPRPRAPRPVKVAEVVRPPPVTAPPPPNDAPPAQPAKAPLVVGISMSSTTTAGTFSAAVGNTAYGKTAERAAAPSDVKAYAAPRYVPVYQVDAPPRVLSEFRPPYPPEARKANVEGTVVLSVTVDTGGRVVAARVVSGPGYGLDEAARDGIRKARFAPAIKGGEPVSTEFKFSYTFLLD